CGAACCGAGGGTCGCGACGTAGCCGATCGCCTCGACCAGGTTGGTCTTGCCCTGCCCGTTGGACCCGACCAGCACGGTGGCGCCCGGCTCCAGCGCGAGGTCGGCGTGCGGCCAGGACCGGAAGTCGGTCACCTGCAAATGACGGACGTACACGACGATCCAACTTAGTGCGCTGGGTTCGGGCAGCGGTGCGGGTGGCCGGTGGTGGCGGACACGTCGCCGTGGAGCCCTGGCGACTTGTCGACACATCGCCTTGCCGACGTGTCGACACCGGACGGCAGCTGCGGAGCACGACGGGACTCGCGTTCCCGCGGTGCACCTCGGTCAGCCGTCGGAGCCGTTCTTGCGGACGGCGTGCCCGCCGAACTGGTTGCGCAGGGCGGCCACCGCCTTCATGGCCGGCGAGTCCTCCTGGCGGGAGGCGAAGCGGGCGAACAGCGACGCGGTGATCACCGGCGTCGGCACCGCGTTGTTGATCGACTCCTCCACGGTCCAGCGGCCCTCGCCGGAGTCGTTGACGTAGCCCCGCAGCTCGGTCAGCTCCGGGTCCTCCTCCAGCGCCCGGACCAGCAGGTCCAGCAGCCAGGAGCGGACCACGGTGCCCCGGCTCCACGCCTTGATCGTCTCGGGCACGTTGGTGACCACGTCCGAGGCGGACAGCAGCTCGAAGCCCTCGGCGTAGGCCTGCATCAGGCCGTACTCGATGCCGTTGTGCACCATCTTGGCGTAGTGCCCGGCCCCGACCGGACCGGCGTGCGCGAAGCCCTCCTCGCGCGGGCCCTCCGGGCGCAGCGCGTCGAAGATCGGCATGGCGCGCTCGACGTCCTCGGCGTCACCGCCGGCCATCAGGCCGTAGCCGTTCTTCGCGCCCCACACCCCGCCGGAGACGCCGACGTCGACGTACTTGATGCCCTTCTCGGCGAGCAGCGCGGCGTTGGCCTGGTCGTCGGTGTACTTCGAGTTGCCGCCCTCGATCACCAGGTCGCCGGCGGACAGCAGCCCGGCCAGCTCCTGGACGGTCTGCCGGGTCGGGTCGCCGTGCGGGACCATGATCCACACGATGCGCGGGCCGACCAGCTTCTCCACCAGCTCCGCGATCGAGGCGACGTCACTGACGTCCGGGTTGCGGTCGTACCCGACGACGTCGTGACCAGCGGCACGCAGCCGCTCACGCATGTTGAAACCCATTCGGCCGAGGCCGACAAGTCCGAGTTGCACCGCATCTCCTCTGCGAGCTGTGTTTCCACTGGGTTGGTCGGCGCGCGAGGTGGGACCGCACCAGCTGAATCGATCCGACCCGACCCTAACCCCGACGGCGGAGGCCCCCGGCCGGACCAGCGCCGGATGTGACCCAGCCCCCGCCGTCGGAGCGTCGCGCTGGTGCTGGTGTCAGCCCGGGAGCCGGACCGGCATCAGCAGGTAGAGGTAGCCGTCGGCCACGTTGCCCTCCTCGTCGACCGGCTTGATGAGGGCCGGGCGGTTCGCGGTGGTGAACTGCATCTGGGCGCGGTCGCTCTTCATCGCGGTGAGGCCGTCGAGCAGGTAGCTCGGGTTGAACGCGATGGTCAGCGGCTCGCCGGTGAGGTCCACCGCGAGCTCCTCCTCGGCGCTGCCCTCGTCGTCACCACCGGCGGTCAGCCGCAGCACGCGGTCGGAGAACTCCAGGCGCACCTGGGTGCCGCGCTCGGCCACCAGCGACACGCGCTTGATCGCCTCGACCAGCGGGCCGACCTCGACGTTGGCCGTCACCGCGCTCTCCGAGGGCAGCAGCTGCCGGTACTTCGGGAACTCCGCGTCCAGCAGCCGGGTCGTGTTGCGGCGCGCCGTGCCGGACAGGCCGAGCAGGCCGTCGCCGGAGGCCAGCGAGATCTCCACCTTGCTCGCGCCGGCCCCGAGGGTCTTCGCGGAGTCGGCGAGCGTCTTGGCCGGGACCAGCACCGCGGTGTCGGCGATCGTGGTGCCCGGCTCCCAGGTGATCTCGCGCATCGCCAGCCGGAACCGGTCGGTGGCGACCATGGTCAGCGTGTCGGCGTTGATCTCCATCCGGATGCCGGTGAGCATCGGCAGCGTGTCGTCCTTGCCCGCCGCGACCGCGACCTGGCCGACCGCCTCGCTGAAGAGGTCGGTGGGCACCGAGCCGACGTGCTCGGGCATCGCGGGCAGTTCGGGGTAGTCCTCCACCGGCATGGTCGGCAGGCTGAACTTGGAGCTGCCGCAGGTGATGCTGACGCGCGAACCGTCGACGGTGAGCTCCACCGGCCGGGCGGGCAGGGCCTTGGTGATGTCGGCCAGCAGCCGCCCGGAGACGAGCGTCTTGCCGCTGGCGTCGATCGAGGCGTCGATGGTGACCTGTGCGGAGACCTCGTAGTCGAAGCCGGAGATGGTCAGCGCCTCTCCGGAACTCGCATCGAGCAGCACCCCGCCCAGCACCGGAACCGGTGGCCGCGACGGCAGGCTGCGCGCGACCCAAGCGACGGCGTCGGCGAGACCGTCACGTTCCACGCGGATCTTCATGGGTGTCCTTTCGGGTTCAGCCGTGAGTCGGCTGCCGAGAACTGCGTTCCGAGCTCGTGAGCCCTTTCCGGGTCGTGGTGCTCCGGCCCCGCACGGGGTGGAGCGGTCCCCGCACGGACGCCCCGAGCACCGACCGTCCGATCACCGGGACTGCGGCGCGCAGTTCGTCGGGGCTGCCTCCGCGGGAGTTCCACCGTAGAGCGTGCGTGGAGATCTCCGCATCCGGGTCCGAGCTAGTCGGTGGGTGGGCTCCGGCCCGCCGAGCGGAGTTGTCCACTTCTCCACCGCCCCCTACTCCTCTTCTCCTTTTCTCTTCCAAGAAATGAAGACCGCAGTAGTAGTAAGGGCTGTGAGTTGTGGGGATGGACGGCGTTCGCGCTGGTCGTGCGGCGTGGCGCGATGTGGATGACCACGGGATGTGACCGGGGACTGCGACGACCGGGTGGTGGACAACTCCGACCCCTCTCCCGTCGATCCACAACGATCCCCAGTTGTCCACAGATCCATCCCCAGTTCGATCCCCGAGTTGTACCCATCCCCTGTGGTTCCGGGCAGATCCACCGGTCGGGTTGTGAACGGATCTGTGAGAGGTCTGTGGTCAACCGCCGTTCGGGTTGTGGGCAAGGTGGGCCGGCTTGTGCACAGCTTGTGGATGGGCTGGGGAAAACCCCTGGTCGGCCTTGGGGATGGCGGGACTGTGGACAGCTCCCCGGCTGCCGCCGCCCGCGGCCGCCTGGGTGAGGCGAAGACCACCTCCGGTCCCGGCGCGGACCGGCGTCCCGGGGCGCTCCGCGTGCACGGATCGCGGTCGTGCGGCGCCGGAACGTGGTGATCGGGGCCGGGACCGGCGCCCCGAACCGCCCGTGCGGGCGACGTCCCGGCCCCGCCGCGGACGGGACCTTTCTGCTGGAGGGGGTGCGCGAGAGCGGAGGGGGTCGGCAGAAAGGTGCGCGCGCCCGGCGGTGGGAGCCCTCCGGCCGGCCGTCGGCTCGCGGGGCTCCACACGGCCCCTCGGTGCCGTCGGACGGCCCGAGCCCCTGCGGGCGCGCGTCGAGAGCTTTCTGCCAGACCGGGTGACCAGCGCGCAGTGGGGTCAGCAGAAAGGTCCGGCCGTCAGCCGCGGGAGCCGCGCACCGGCCGCGGCGCGCGAGGCCGCCGACGGCGGTCCGGGGATGTCTCGGTGTCAGCAGGCCCACCAGGCGCGCTCGAGGCAGCGGTGTGCGCCCAGCCGTGAGTGCCGCCGGGCCGGGGTGAGCGGTGGGGGGATCAGCGGGACTGCTGCTTGATCCGGGCCGTGAGCTCCTGCACGTGCTCGTAGATGCGGCGCCGCTCGGCCATCTCCTTGCGGATCTTCTTG
This region of Saccharopolyspora hordei genomic DNA includes:
- the dnaN gene encoding DNA polymerase III subunit beta — translated: MKIRVERDGLADAVAWVARSLPSRPPVPVLGGVLLDASSGEALTISGFDYEVSAQVTIDASIDASGKTLVSGRLLADITKALPARPVELTVDGSRVSITCGSSKFSLPTMPVEDYPELPAMPEHVGSVPTDLFSEAVGQVAVAAGKDDTLPMLTGIRMEINADTLTMVATDRFRLAMREITWEPGTTIADTAVLVPAKTLADSAKTLGAGASKVEISLASGDGLLGLSGTARRNTTRLLDAEFPKYRQLLPSESAVTANVEVGPLVEAIKRVSLVAERGTQVRLEFSDRVLRLTAGGDDEGSAEEELAVDLTGEPLTIAFNPSYLLDGLTAMKSDRAQMQFTTANRPALIKPVDEEGNVADGYLYLLMPVRLPG
- the gnd gene encoding phosphogluconate dehydrogenase (NAD(+)-dependent, decarboxylating) codes for the protein MQLGLVGLGRMGFNMRERLRAAGHDVVGYDRNPDVSDVASIAELVEKLVGPRIVWIMVPHGDPTRQTVQELAGLLSAGDLVIEGGNSKYTDDQANAALLAEKGIKYVDVGVSGGVWGAKNGYGLMAGGDAEDVERAMPIFDALRPEGPREEGFAHAGPVGAGHYAKMVHNGIEYGLMQAYAEGFELLSASDVVTNVPETIKAWSRGTVVRSWLLDLLVRALEEDPELTELRGYVNDSGEGRWTVEESINNAVPTPVITASLFARFASRQEDSPAMKAVAALRNQFGGHAVRKNGSDG